A region of Roseobacter litoralis Och 149 DNA encodes the following proteins:
- the secF gene encoding protein translocase subunit SecF has translation MRLRLVKQNTNFDFFKRWKLWLGISGVMMVVAFASFMLQGLNYGIDFRGGTTIRTESTQPVDIGVYREALASLELGDISITEVFDPQFEADQNVAMIRIEAQEGGEAVEGQLISDIGAALQAADPGLKLPFASVESVGPKVSGELIQTAVIAVVLAIGAVLIYIWLRFEWQFAAGAVLALVHDVILTIGVFSELQIRFDLAIIAALLTIVGYSLNDTVVVFDRVRENLRKYKKRPLNEVLNISINETLSRTFMTSVTTLLALIALFVLGGDVIRGFVFAMIWGVIVGTYSSIFVASAALLYLGVKRDWSKPDANSGNQYANIDPKT, from the coding sequence ATGCGTCTGCGTCTGGTTAAACAGAATACCAACTTCGATTTCTTCAAGCGCTGGAAGCTCTGGCTGGGGATTTCCGGTGTGATGATGGTCGTGGCATTCGCTTCCTTTATGCTGCAGGGCCTGAACTACGGCATCGACTTTCGTGGCGGGACAACCATCAGGACGGAAAGCACGCAGCCGGTGGACATCGGCGTTTATCGTGAGGCGCTGGCTTCGTTGGAACTGGGCGACATTTCCATTACCGAGGTTTTTGATCCGCAATTCGAAGCCGACCAGAACGTCGCAATGATCCGCATCGAGGCGCAAGAGGGTGGCGAGGCGGTCGAGGGCCAGTTGATCAGCGATATAGGTGCGGCCCTTCAAGCGGCGGATCCGGGTCTGAAACTGCCCTTTGCTTCGGTGGAATCGGTTGGGCCAAAGGTGTCTGGCGAGTTGATCCAAACCGCTGTGATTGCTGTGGTTTTGGCCATCGGCGCTGTCCTGATTTACATCTGGTTACGGTTTGAATGGCAGTTCGCAGCCGGGGCGGTGCTTGCGCTTGTGCATGACGTCATTCTGACGATTGGTGTCTTTTCCGAGCTTCAGATCCGCTTTGATCTGGCCATCATCGCCGCCTTGCTGACCATCGTTGGCTATTCTCTGAACGACACAGTCGTTGTGTTTGACCGAGTGCGCGAGAATCTTCGAAAATACAAAAAGCGTCCGTTGAACGAGGTTTTGAACATTTCGATCAACGAAACACTGAGCCGAACCTTCATGACCTCTGTGACGACGCTTTTGGCGTTGATCGCGCTCTTTGTGCTGGGAGGTGATGTGATCCGAGGCTTTGTTTTCGCCATGATCTGGGGGGTCATCGTCGGGACATATAGTTCGATATTTGTCGCCTCGGCTGCATTGCTCTATCTTGGGGTCAAACGGGACTGGTCCA